One part of the Homo sapiens chromosome 19, GRCh38.p14 Primary Assembly genome encodes these proteins:
- the PSG8 gene encoding pregnancy-specific beta-1-glycoprotein 8 isoform a precursor (isoform a precursor is encoded by transcript variant 1), whose amino-acid sequence MGLLSAPPCTQRITWKGLLLTASLLNFWNPPTTAQVTIEAQPTKVSEGKDVLLLVHNLPQNLTGYIWYKGQIRDLYHYITSYVVDGQIIIYGPAYSGRETIYSNASLLIQNVTQEDAGSYTLHIIMGGDENRGVTGHFTFTLYLETPKPSISSSKLNPREAMEAVSLTCDPETPDASYLWWMNGQSLPMSHRLQLSETNRTLFLLGVTKYTAGPYECEIRNPVSASRSDPFTLNLLPKLPKPYITINNLKPRENKDVLNFTCEPKSENYTYIWWLNGQSLPVSPRVKRPIENRILILPSVTRNETGPYQCEIRDQYGGIRSYPVTLNVLYGPDLPRIYPSFTYYRSGEVLYLSCSADSNPPAQYSWTINGKFQLSGQKLFIPQITTKHSGLYACSVRNSATGKESSKSMTVKVSGKRIPVSLAIGI is encoded by the exons ATGGGGCTCCTCTCAGCCCCTCCCTGCACACAGCGCATCACCTGGAAGGGGCTCCTGCTCACAG CATCACTTTTAAACTTCTGGAACCCACCCACGACTGCCCAAGTCACGATTGAAGCCCAGCCAACCAAAGTTTCTGAGGGGAAGGATGTTCTTCTACTTGTCCACAATTTGCCCCAGAATCTTACTGGCTACATCTGGTACAAAGGGCAAATCAGGGACCTCTACCATTACATTACATCATATGTAGTAGACGGTCAAATAATTATATATGGGCCTGCATACAGTGGACGAGAAACAATATATTCCAATGCATCCCTGCTGATCCAGAATGTCACCCAGGAAGACGCAGGATCCTACACCTTACACATCATAATGGGAGGTGATGAGAATAGAGGAGTAACTGGACATTTCACCTTCACCTTATATC TGGAGACTCCCAAGCCCTCCATCTCCAGCAGCAAATTAAACCCCAGGGAGGCCATGGAGGCTGTGAGCTTAACCTGTGATCCTGAGACTCCGGACGCAAGCTACCTGTGGTGGATGAATGGTCAGAGCCTCCCTATGTCTCACAGGTTGCAGTTGTCTGAAACCAACAGGACCCTCTTTCTATTGGGTGTCACAAAGTACACTGCAGGACCCTATGAATGTGAAATACGGAACCCAGTGAGTGCCAGCCGCAGTGACCCATTCACCCTGAATCTCCTCC CGAAGCTGCCCAAGCCCTACATCACCATCAACAACTTAAAACCCAGGGAGAATAAGGATGTCTTAAACTTCACCTGTGAACCTAAGAGTGAGAACTACACCTACATTTGGTGGCTAAATGGTCAGAGCCTCCCGGTCAGTCCCAGGGTAAAGCGACCCATTGAAAACAGGATCCTCATTCTACCCAGTGTCACGAGAAATGAAACAGGACCCTATCAATGTGAAATAAGGGACCAATATGGTGGCATCCGCAGTTACCCAGTCACCCTGAATGTCCTCT ATGGTCCAGACCTCCCCAGAATTTACCCTTCATTCACCTATTACCGTTCAGGAGAAGTCCTCTACTTGTCCTGTTCTGCGGACTCTAACCCACCGGCACAGTATTCTTGGACAATTAATGGGAAGTTTCAGCTATCAGGACAAAAGCTCTTTATCCCCCAAATTACTACAAAGCATAGCGGGCTCTATGCTTGCTCTGTTCGTAACTCAGCCACTGGCAAGGAAAGCTCCAAATCCATGACAGTAAAAGTCTCTGGTAAGCGGATCCCAGTATCCTTGGCAATAGGGATTTAG
- the PSG8 gene encoding pregnancy-specific beta-1-glycoprotein 8 isoform c (isoform c is encoded by transcript variant 3): protein MGLLSAPPCTQRITWKGLLLTVETPKPSISSSKLNPREAMEAVSLTCDPETPDASYLWWMNGQSLPMSHRLQLSETNRTLFLLGVTKYTAGPYECEIRNPVSASRSDPFTLNLLPKLPKPYITINNLKPRENKDVLNFTCEPKSENYTYIWWLNGQSLPVSPRVKRPIENRILILPSVTRNETGPYQCEIRDQYGGIRSYPVTLNVLYGPDLPRIYPSFTYYRSGEVLYLSCSADSNPPAQYSWTINGKFQLSGQKLFIPQITTKHSGLYACSVRNSATGKESSKSMTVKVSDWTLP, encoded by the exons ATGGGGCTCCTCTCAGCCCCTCCCTGCACACAGCGCATCACCTGGAAGGGGCTCCTGCTCACAG TGGAGACTCCCAAGCCCTCCATCTCCAGCAGCAAATTAAACCCCAGGGAGGCCATGGAGGCTGTGAGCTTAACCTGTGATCCTGAGACTCCGGACGCAAGCTACCTGTGGTGGATGAATGGTCAGAGCCTCCCTATGTCTCACAGGTTGCAGTTGTCTGAAACCAACAGGACCCTCTTTCTATTGGGTGTCACAAAGTACACTGCAGGACCCTATGAATGTGAAATACGGAACCCAGTGAGTGCCAGCCGCAGTGACCCATTCACCCTGAATCTCCTCC CGAAGCTGCCCAAGCCCTACATCACCATCAACAACTTAAAACCCAGGGAGAATAAGGATGTCTTAAACTTCACCTGTGAACCTAAGAGTGAGAACTACACCTACATTTGGTGGCTAAATGGTCAGAGCCTCCCGGTCAGTCCCAGGGTAAAGCGACCCATTGAAAACAGGATCCTCATTCTACCCAGTGTCACGAGAAATGAAACAGGACCCTATCAATGTGAAATAAGGGACCAATATGGTGGCATCCGCAGTTACCCAGTCACCCTGAATGTCCTCT ATGGTCCAGACCTCCCCAGAATTTACCCTTCATTCACCTATTACCGTTCAGGAGAAGTCCTCTACTTGTCCTGTTCTGCGGACTCTAACCCACCGGCACAGTATTCTTGGACAATTAATGGGAAGTTTCAGCTATCAGGACAAAAGCTCTTTATCCCCCAAATTACTACAAAGCATAGCGGGCTCTATGCTTGCTCTGTTCGTAACTCAGCCACTGGCAAGGAAAGCTCCAAATCCATGACAGTAAAAGTCTCTG ACTGGACATTACCCTGA
- the PSG8 gene encoding pregnancy-specific beta-1-glycoprotein 8 isoform X4: MGLLSAPPCTQRITWKGLLLTVETPKPSISSSKLNPREAMEAVSLTCDPETPDASYLWWMNGQSLPMSHRLQLSETNRTLFLLGVTKYTAGPYECEIRNPVSASRSDPFTLNLLHGPDLPRIYPSFTYYRSGEVLYLSCSADSNPPAQYSWTINGKFQLSGQKLFIPQITTKHSGLYACSVRNSATGKESSKSMTVKVSDWTLP; the protein is encoded by the exons ATGGGGCTCCTCTCAGCCCCTCCCTGCACACAGCGCATCACCTGGAAGGGGCTCCTGCTCACAG TGGAGACTCCCAAGCCCTCCATCTCCAGCAGCAAATTAAACCCCAGGGAGGCCATGGAGGCTGTGAGCTTAACCTGTGATCCTGAGACTCCGGACGCAAGCTACCTGTGGTGGATGAATGGTCAGAGCCTCCCTATGTCTCACAGGTTGCAGTTGTCTGAAACCAACAGGACCCTCTTTCTATTGGGTGTCACAAAGTACACTGCAGGACCCTATGAATGTGAAATACGGAACCCAGTGAGTGCCAGCCGCAGTGACCCATTCACCCTGAATCTCCTCC ATGGTCCAGACCTCCCCAGAATTTACCCTTCATTCACCTATTACCGTTCAGGAGAAGTCCTCTACTTGTCCTGTTCTGCGGACTCTAACCCACCGGCACAGTATTCTTGGACAATTAATGGGAAGTTTCAGCTATCAGGACAAAAGCTCTTTATCCCCCAAATTACTACAAAGCATAGCGGGCTCTATGCTTGCTCTGTTCGTAACTCAGCCACTGGCAAGGAAAGCTCCAAATCCATGACAGTAAAAGTCTCTG ACTGGACATTACCCTGA
- the PSG8 gene encoding pregnancy-specific beta-1-glycoprotein 8 isoform X3, with translation MEAVSLTCDPETPDASYLWWMNGQSLPMSHRLQLSETNRTLFLLGVTKYTAGPYECEIRNPVSASRSDPFTLNLLPKLPKPYITINNLKPRENKDVLNFTCEPKSENYTYIWWLNGQSLPVSPRVKRPIENRILILPSVTRNETGPYQCEIRDQYGGIRSYPVTLNVLYGPDLPRIYPSFTYYRSGEVLYLSCSADSNPPAQYSWTINGKFQLSGQKLFIPQITTKHSGLYACSVRNSATGKESSKSMTVKVSDWTLP, from the exons ATGGAGGCTGTGAGCTTAACCTGTGATCCTGAGACTCCGGACGCAAGCTACCTGTGGTGGATGAATGGTCAGAGCCTCCCTATGTCTCACAGGTTGCAGTTGTCTGAAACCAACAGGACCCTCTTTCTATTGGGTGTCACAAAGTACACTGCAGGACCCTATGAATGTGAAATACGGAACCCAGTGAGTGCCAGCCGCAGTGACCCATTCACCCTGAATCTCCTCC CGAAGCTGCCCAAGCCCTACATCACCATCAACAACTTAAAACCCAGGGAGAATAAGGATGTCTTAAACTTCACCTGTGAACCTAAGAGTGAGAACTACACCTACATTTGGTGGCTAAATGGTCAGAGCCTCCCGGTCAGTCCCAGGGTAAAGCGACCCATTGAAAACAGGATCCTCATTCTACCCAGTGTCACGAGAAATGAAACAGGACCCTATCAATGTGAAATAAGGGACCAATATGGTGGCATCCGCAGTTACCCAGTCACCCTGAATGTCCTCT ATGGTCCAGACCTCCCCAGAATTTACCCTTCATTCACCTATTACCGTTCAGGAGAAGTCCTCTACTTGTCCTGTTCTGCGGACTCTAACCCACCGGCACAGTATTCTTGGACAATTAATGGGAAGTTTCAGCTATCAGGACAAAAGCTCTTTATCCCCCAAATTACTACAAAGCATAGCGGGCTCTATGCTTGCTCTGTTCGTAACTCAGCCACTGGCAAGGAAAGCTCCAAATCCATGACAGTAAAAGTCTCTG ACTGGACATTACCCTGA
- the PSG8 gene encoding pregnancy-specific beta-1-glycoprotein 8 isoform X2 has protein sequence MSLAREAAEKTYLGRQSKTETKKIPALHAPMETPKPSISSSKLNPREAMEAVSLTCDPETPDASYLWWMNGQSLPMSHRLQLSETNRTLFLLGVTKYTAGPYECEIRNPVSASRSDPFTLNLLPKLPKPYITINNLKPRENKDVLNFTCEPKSENYTYIWWLNGQSLPVSPRVKRPIENRILILPSVTRNETGPYQCEIRDQYGGIRSYPVTLNVLYGPDLPRIYPSFTYYRSGEVLYLSCSADSNPPAQYSWTINGKFQLSGQKLFIPQITTKHSGLYACSVRNSATGKESSKSMTVKVSDWTLP, from the exons ATGTCCTTGGCAagggaagctgcagagaaaacaTACCTTGGGCGGCAAAGTAAGACTGAAACTAAGAAGATTCCAGCACTGCATGCTCCAA TGGAGACTCCCAAGCCCTCCATCTCCAGCAGCAAATTAAACCCCAGGGAGGCCATGGAGGCTGTGAGCTTAACCTGTGATCCTGAGACTCCGGACGCAAGCTACCTGTGGTGGATGAATGGTCAGAGCCTCCCTATGTCTCACAGGTTGCAGTTGTCTGAAACCAACAGGACCCTCTTTCTATTGGGTGTCACAAAGTACACTGCAGGACCCTATGAATGTGAAATACGGAACCCAGTGAGTGCCAGCCGCAGTGACCCATTCACCCTGAATCTCCTCC CGAAGCTGCCCAAGCCCTACATCACCATCAACAACTTAAAACCCAGGGAGAATAAGGATGTCTTAAACTTCACCTGTGAACCTAAGAGTGAGAACTACACCTACATTTGGTGGCTAAATGGTCAGAGCCTCCCGGTCAGTCCCAGGGTAAAGCGACCCATTGAAAACAGGATCCTCATTCTACCCAGTGTCACGAGAAATGAAACAGGACCCTATCAATGTGAAATAAGGGACCAATATGGTGGCATCCGCAGTTACCCAGTCACCCTGAATGTCCTCT ATGGTCCAGACCTCCCCAGAATTTACCCTTCATTCACCTATTACCGTTCAGGAGAAGTCCTCTACTTGTCCTGTTCTGCGGACTCTAACCCACCGGCACAGTATTCTTGGACAATTAATGGGAAGTTTCAGCTATCAGGACAAAAGCTCTTTATCCCCCAAATTACTACAAAGCATAGCGGGCTCTATGCTTGCTCTGTTCGTAACTCAGCCACTGGCAAGGAAAGCTCCAAATCCATGACAGTAAAAGTCTCTG ACTGGACATTACCCTGA
- the PSG8 gene encoding pregnancy-specific beta-1-glycoprotein 8 isoform b precursor (isoform b precursor is encoded by transcript variant 2) has product MGLLSAPPCTQRITWKGLLLTASLLNFWNPPTTAQVTIEAQPTKVSEGKDVLLLVHNLPQNLTGYIWYKGQIRDLYHYITSYVVDGQIIIYGPAYSGRETIYSNASLLIQNVTQEDAGSYTLHIIMGGDENRGVTGHFTFTLYLETPKPSISSSKLNPREAMEAVSLTCDPETPDASYLWWMNGQSLPMSHRLQLSETNRTLFLLGVTKYTAGPYECEIRNPVSASRSDPFTLNLLPKLPKPYITINNLKPRENKDVLNFTCEPKSENYTYIWWLNGQSLPVSPRVKRPIENRILILPSVTRNETGPYQCEIRDQYGGIRSYPVTLNVLYGPDLPRIYPSFTYYRSGEVLYLSCSADSNPPAQYSWTINGKFQLSGQKLFIPQITTKHSGLYACSVRNSATGKESSKSMTVKVSDWTLP; this is encoded by the exons ATGGGGCTCCTCTCAGCCCCTCCCTGCACACAGCGCATCACCTGGAAGGGGCTCCTGCTCACAG CATCACTTTTAAACTTCTGGAACCCACCCACGACTGCCCAAGTCACGATTGAAGCCCAGCCAACCAAAGTTTCTGAGGGGAAGGATGTTCTTCTACTTGTCCACAATTTGCCCCAGAATCTTACTGGCTACATCTGGTACAAAGGGCAAATCAGGGACCTCTACCATTACATTACATCATATGTAGTAGACGGTCAAATAATTATATATGGGCCTGCATACAGTGGACGAGAAACAATATATTCCAATGCATCCCTGCTGATCCAGAATGTCACCCAGGAAGACGCAGGATCCTACACCTTACACATCATAATGGGAGGTGATGAGAATAGAGGAGTAACTGGACATTTCACCTTCACCTTATATC TGGAGACTCCCAAGCCCTCCATCTCCAGCAGCAAATTAAACCCCAGGGAGGCCATGGAGGCTGTGAGCTTAACCTGTGATCCTGAGACTCCGGACGCAAGCTACCTGTGGTGGATGAATGGTCAGAGCCTCCCTATGTCTCACAGGTTGCAGTTGTCTGAAACCAACAGGACCCTCTTTCTATTGGGTGTCACAAAGTACACTGCAGGACCCTATGAATGTGAAATACGGAACCCAGTGAGTGCCAGCCGCAGTGACCCATTCACCCTGAATCTCCTCC CGAAGCTGCCCAAGCCCTACATCACCATCAACAACTTAAAACCCAGGGAGAATAAGGATGTCTTAAACTTCACCTGTGAACCTAAGAGTGAGAACTACACCTACATTTGGTGGCTAAATGGTCAGAGCCTCCCGGTCAGTCCCAGGGTAAAGCGACCCATTGAAAACAGGATCCTCATTCTACCCAGTGTCACGAGAAATGAAACAGGACCCTATCAATGTGAAATAAGGGACCAATATGGTGGCATCCGCAGTTACCCAGTCACCCTGAATGTCCTCT ATGGTCCAGACCTCCCCAGAATTTACCCTTCATTCACCTATTACCGTTCAGGAGAAGTCCTCTACTTGTCCTGTTCTGCGGACTCTAACCCACCGGCACAGTATTCTTGGACAATTAATGGGAAGTTTCAGCTATCAGGACAAAAGCTCTTTATCCCCCAAATTACTACAAAGCATAGCGGGCTCTATGCTTGCTCTGTTCGTAACTCAGCCACTGGCAAGGAAAGCTCCAAATCCATGACAGTAAAAGTCTCTG ACTGGACATTACCCTGA
- the PSG8 gene encoding pregnancy-specific beta-1-glycoprotein 8 isoform X1 — protein MGLLSAPPCTQRITWKGLLLTASLLNFWNPPTTAQVTIEAQPTKVSEGKDVLLLVHNLPQNLTGYIWYKGQIRDLYHYITSYVVDGQIIIYGPAYSGRETIYSNASLLIQNVTQEDAGSYTLHIIMGGDENRGVTGHFTFTLYLETPKPSISSSKLNPREAMEAVSLTCDPETPDASYLWWMNGQSLPMSHRLQLSETNRTLFLLGVTKYTAGPYECEIRNPVSASRSDPFTLNLLHGPDLPRIYPSFTYYRSGEVLYLSCSADSNPPAQYSWTINGKFQLSGQKLFIPQITTKHSGLYACSVRNSATGKESSKSMTVKVSDWTLP, from the exons ATGGGGCTCCTCTCAGCCCCTCCCTGCACACAGCGCATCACCTGGAAGGGGCTCCTGCTCACAG CATCACTTTTAAACTTCTGGAACCCACCCACGACTGCCCAAGTCACGATTGAAGCCCAGCCAACCAAAGTTTCTGAGGGGAAGGATGTTCTTCTACTTGTCCACAATTTGCCCCAGAATCTTACTGGCTACATCTGGTACAAAGGGCAAATCAGGGACCTCTACCATTACATTACATCATATGTAGTAGACGGTCAAATAATTATATATGGGCCTGCATACAGTGGACGAGAAACAATATATTCCAATGCATCCCTGCTGATCCAGAATGTCACCCAGGAAGACGCAGGATCCTACACCTTACACATCATAATGGGAGGTGATGAGAATAGAGGAGTAACTGGACATTTCACCTTCACCTTATATC TGGAGACTCCCAAGCCCTCCATCTCCAGCAGCAAATTAAACCCCAGGGAGGCCATGGAGGCTGTGAGCTTAACCTGTGATCCTGAGACTCCGGACGCAAGCTACCTGTGGTGGATGAATGGTCAGAGCCTCCCTATGTCTCACAGGTTGCAGTTGTCTGAAACCAACAGGACCCTCTTTCTATTGGGTGTCACAAAGTACACTGCAGGACCCTATGAATGTGAAATACGGAACCCAGTGAGTGCCAGCCGCAGTGACCCATTCACCCTGAATCTCCTCC ATGGTCCAGACCTCCCCAGAATTTACCCTTCATTCACCTATTACCGTTCAGGAGAAGTCCTCTACTTGTCCTGTTCTGCGGACTCTAACCCACCGGCACAGTATTCTTGGACAATTAATGGGAAGTTTCAGCTATCAGGACAAAAGCTCTTTATCCCCCAAATTACTACAAAGCATAGCGGGCTCTATGCTTGCTCTGTTCGTAACTCAGCCACTGGCAAGGAAAGCTCCAAATCCATGACAGTAAAAGTCTCTG ACTGGACATTACCCTGA